GTAATAGATATGTTTAGGTACTTTAAAGAAAAAGCTTCAAGAATTTTAGTCTTATTTTATGGAGTAATTTTTACTTTGTATATCTCTGTTTTAATATATTATGGATTAAATACTGATGTTTGCCATGATTTATTAAACTTATTTTTTCTTTTCTTTGTAATAATTTTTATCTGTTTTCTGATGTTAGTTTTTAAAAACTTTTTAATTTCAGATAAAAAAGATGAGGTTACTTATAGATTAAGAGAGAAGCCTTTAGATTTTTATGCAAAATATTTGTTAATAATAATAGCTATAATAATAGGAGCTGGAATAATAATTTCTACATACATTATGTCTGTTAGCCTTATGATAGGAAAAAATATAACATTTCTAATAATAATAGGTGGAATTATAACCTTATTATTAGTAGTGATAGTAGAGATTTTAATTTTGAATATGTTAATTAAAATTAATGGAAGAGTTCAACCAAAATCAATGAATGTAAAGAAATTTTTCAATGTCTTAATTATCAATATTTTAGGACTAATACTTCTAGGAATTGTCATATTCATAGATTATACTATTGATATGAATATTCTCATTATTAATTCTATGCTTCAATATATTTTACTTGCTATAATGATAAGTTTTATAGGATTAATTATAAATTTTCAAGTACTAGGAGTTTTAGTTGATATTCCACTTACATTAGCTTTAAAAAGTGGAGTTAATTTAACTTTAAAGTTTTTAAATCCCAAAGTTTTACTAATTTTAATAGGAAAAAATATTTTCCTAATAATTAGTATTCTAAATGGAAGTTTTACAGGGCTTATATACTTTATAAATTTAATTATATCATTTTATTTAATAGAATTTTATTTAGATGAGAAGGAGGTTTTAAATGAAACTTGCAGAAGCATTAAATATTAGAGCTGACTTAAATAAAAAAATACTTCAACTAAAAGAAAGACTTTTAAGAAATGCTAAGGTTCAAGATGGAGAAGAACCTTCTGAAAATCCTGAAACTTTACTTTTAGAATTAAATTCTAATCTTTTAGAACTTGAAACTTTTATAAAAAAAATTAATAAAACAAATAGCAGAACTTTTTATAAAGATAAAACTATTACAGATTTAATTGCTGAAAGAGATATTCTAGCATTAAATATTTCTATAAAAAGAGATTTTTTAAAAGAAGCAAGTGAAAAAGTAAATAGGTATTCAAGTTTAGAGGTAAAAATTTTTAGTACTGTGAATATTCCAGAAAAACAAAAAGAAATAGATAAACTTTCAAAGAGTTTGAGAGAAACTGATATGAAAATTCAAGAATTAAATTGGACAACAGAATTATTGGAAGATTAATAAAAAAGGTATTTATCAGAGTGAATGTTATCTCTAGTCAGTCGAGAATGGAACTGATAAAAATCCAAAAAGAGGTTAATGGAGTGAAATCAAAAATTTAAAGATATACTCAGTATTGTTACAAATGTACAATTTATATTTTATAGTTTTATTACCAGACATTAGCTGATAAATGGGTGGGACAGGGGATTTATAAAAGCAATAGTATTATAATTAGGAGGAGATTATGATTGGAACTCTTGACAATGAAGCTATACTTCATGTAGAGGTAGTTTTTTGGAGTGAAAAAAGAAAAAATCCACCTAATTTAATTAGTGGAAAATATTGCCCTCATTTTGTAGTAAAAGGAAAAACTGAATATTTAAAAGTTTGTTTTCTTGATGGAACTGAATGTTTCTTTAATAAAATTGCATTAGGAAATGTTCAACCTCTTTATCCTGATACAATAGATTATAGTTCTTTAGCAGATGATACAGAGTTTTTAATATATGAGGAAGAAAAACTTGTTGGAAAAGGGAAAATATTAGGGAGAACTATTCCTTATAAAATAAAACAAAGGAAATGATAAAATGGGAATACAAATAATTTTAATTATACTCTTAATTATAGCTATTTTTTATACTTTTATATACTTTCTATTTATAAGAAAATATGAAGATTTAAGAAAACTTTTTATATTGAATAAACTCTATGATATTTTCATTATAATTCCAGAACTTTTTATAGGGGTTCATAGTTTAATATTTTTTAGAATTTTAACCTTTATAAATCTTTTAAGTATTATCTATATAGTTATTAAAGTTATTAAAAATAAAGAACCTAAAAGGAAGATTATATATGCAATAGTTAGTCATTCAGAATGGTTAATCTTTTTTTAAAAGATTTTATATTTTAAAGGTGGCCTGATAAAAAAATCAGACCACTCATTAAGATATAAAACAGAGGAGGAGATTTTTATGAGATATACTGAAAATGAAAGAATAGAGATTATAAAATTTATAGAGGAAAATTTTGGTAAAGTTGAGGAGATATATGAAATTGGATATGATAATTATTATTTAGATGTAGCTCAAATTAATCCAACAGAGGAAAAACCATACTATACCATTATAACTCTTGGAATGGGAGAATATGAGATGTATAACCAAAATAATGAAAATTTTTCAAGTTTTGCAGAGCTTATGATTTCTTTCCCTCCTGACTGGAATTTTGATGACAAAAATTATACTTGGGCAATAGATGAATTAA
Above is a window of Fusobacterium mortiferum ATCC 9817 DNA encoding:
- a CDS encoding DIP1984 family protein, which gives rise to MKLAEALNIRADLNKKILQLKERLLRNAKVQDGEEPSENPETLLLELNSNLLELETFIKKINKTNSRTFYKDKTITDLIAERDILALNISIKRDFLKEASEKVNRYSSLEVKIFSTVNIPEKQKEIDKLSKSLRETDMKIQELNWTTELLED